One window of the Arthrobacter sp. D5-1 genome contains the following:
- a CDS encoding nuclear transport factor 2 family protein, with translation MSDVNSWMDQYERAWTSNDPEEIRALFTEDAVYNDRPNTAKPWNGHEEIVKAWAAAGDKPEDWTFEWTLLGKDGDTAFVQGLTTYLNGDPTYDNLWVIRFAEDGRAREFTEWFMARK, from the coding sequence ATGAGCGACGTGAACTCTTGGATGGACCAGTACGAACGGGCGTGGACCTCGAATGACCCTGAGGAAATCAGGGCACTTTTCACCGAGGACGCCGTCTACAACGACCGCCCCAACACGGCGAAACCATGGAACGGCCACGAGGAAATCGTGAAGGCATGGGCCGCCGCCGGTGACAAGCCTGAGGACTGGACCTTCGAATGGACGCTCCTGGGCAAGGACGGTGACACGGCCTTCGTCCAAGGCTTGACCACGTACCTGAACGGCGACCCCACCTACGACAACCTGTGGGTCATCCGCTTCGCTGAGGATGGCCGTGCCCGCGAATTCACTGAATGGTTCATGGCGCGGAAGTAG
- a CDS encoding HpcH/HpaI aldolase/citrate lyase family protein gives MSLQLSPTFYSALSEAGRPLAGMWVCSGSPLVAEICAGSGLDWVLIDAEHSPNGLESILAQLHAVSGYPVQAMVRPPVNDTVVIKQYLDLGVQNLLIPMVNSAFEAASAVAAVRYPPHGVRGVGSALARASRWNRVPDYLASASESISLTVQIESEAAASAVEEILAVDGVDGIFLGPSDLAASMGLLGQQENPLVRAVVEHCLAAAKAAGKPAGVNAFNETTARAYLDAGASFVLVGADVAVLARASEGFASTFLPVSETADRESY, from the coding sequence ATGTCACTTCAGCTGAGCCCCACCTTCTATTCGGCCCTCTCCGAGGCTGGCCGTCCGTTGGCCGGCATGTGGGTTTGTTCCGGTAGTCCCTTGGTTGCGGAAATTTGCGCCGGTTCCGGCCTGGACTGGGTCCTGATCGACGCCGAGCACAGCCCCAACGGACTGGAATCCATCCTTGCCCAGCTTCATGCCGTGAGCGGATACCCAGTGCAGGCCATGGTCCGGCCACCCGTCAACGACACCGTGGTCATCAAGCAATACCTTGACCTCGGTGTGCAAAACCTCCTCATTCCCATGGTGAACTCGGCTTTCGAGGCCGCGTCCGCCGTCGCCGCTGTCCGCTATCCGCCGCATGGTGTCCGCGGTGTTGGCTCGGCACTCGCCCGGGCTTCGCGCTGGAACCGGGTCCCCGACTATTTGGCGTCGGCGTCGGAATCCATCAGCCTCACGGTCCAAATCGAATCCGAGGCTGCGGCGTCGGCTGTGGAGGAGATCCTGGCCGTCGACGGTGTCGATGGCATTTTCCTCGGCCCCTCGGACCTCGCCGCTTCCATGGGCCTGCTGGGACAGCAGGAGAATCCCTTGGTGAGGGCCGTCGTCGAGCATTGCCTGGCAGCCGCCAAAGCGGCTGGAAAGCCGGCGGGCGTGAACGCCTTCAACGAGACAACCGCGCGGGCGTATCTCGACGCCGGTGCCTCCTTCGTGCTGGTCGGCGCGGATGTTGCTGTGCTGGCCCGCGCGTCGGAAGGGTTCGCGTCCACGTTCCTTCCTGTGTCCGAAACGGCTGACCGCGAAAGCTACTGA
- the hpaH gene encoding 2-oxo-hept-4-ene-1,7-dioate hydratase, whose product MLDAKTIEAIADELLEAGRNRKPVPRLTARYPDMTVEDSYAVQQLWMRRNEEAGRTLVGRKIGLTSKAMQAATGITEPDYGAIFDDMVLETGCSVEWDKYTHPRVEVELAFVLKSGLKGPGCTIFDVLNATDYVVPALEILDSRIEMEGRTIVDTISDNAAMGAMVVGGRPVRPDAVDLRWVSAILYKNQTVEETGVAAGVLDHPANGVHWLANKIAAHGDSMKAGDIILAGSFTRPLWVYKGDTVHADYGPLGVVTCHFS is encoded by the coding sequence ATGCTGGACGCGAAGACGATCGAAGCCATTGCCGACGAGCTCCTCGAAGCCGGCCGGAACCGTAAACCGGTCCCGCGCCTGACCGCGCGCTACCCCGACATGACGGTGGAGGACTCGTACGCCGTGCAGCAGCTGTGGATGCGGCGGAACGAGGAAGCGGGGCGCACGTTGGTGGGGCGCAAGATCGGCCTCACGTCCAAGGCCATGCAGGCCGCCACGGGCATCACCGAGCCGGATTATGGTGCCATTTTCGATGACATGGTCCTGGAAACCGGCTGTTCCGTGGAGTGGGACAAGTACACCCATCCCCGGGTTGAGGTGGAACTGGCCTTCGTGTTGAAGTCCGGCCTCAAAGGGCCCGGCTGCACGATTTTCGATGTCCTCAACGCCACCGATTACGTGGTTCCGGCCCTCGAGATCCTGGACTCCAGGATCGAAATGGAGGGCCGGACCATCGTGGACACCATCTCGGACAATGCCGCGATGGGTGCCATGGTGGTGGGTGGCCGCCCGGTTCGGCCCGACGCGGTCGACCTCCGTTGGGTGTCCGCCATCCTGTACAAAAACCAGACCGTGGAGGAGACCGGAGTGGCCGCCGGGGTGCTGGATCATCCGGCCAACGGCGTGCACTGGCTGGCCAACAAGATCGCCGCGCACGGGGATTCCATGAAGGCCGGAGATATCATCCTGGCGGGCTCGTTTACGCGCCCACTCTGGGTGTACAAAGGTGATACCGTGCACGCTGACTACGGACCGTTGGGAGTTGTGACATGTCACTTCAGCTGA